A DNA window from Arachis hypogaea cultivar Tifrunner chromosome 18, arahy.Tifrunner.gnm2.J5K5, whole genome shotgun sequence contains the following coding sequences:
- the LOC112770637 gene encoding uncharacterized protein, with the protein MAEDRKPDAQFFELLSNLLQEVETLTNQEEVELRSKIEALGLEVTKVPSNSTKQLNELEIARELDKLSAKLDDVDEMISSTMAEDPQVRSLLSDTADLWMPVITASSEERRNFAASSGEDNKDQTQVENSK; encoded by the exons ATGGCCGAGGATCGGAAACCAGATGCACAGTTCTTCGAGCTTCTATCCAATCTTCTCCAAGAG GTGGAGACTCTGACAAACCAAGAAGAAGTTGAATTGCGTTCCAAGATTGAAGCCCTTGGATTAGAGGTTACAAAAGTTCCTTCAAATTCAACCAAGCAGCTTAATGAG TTGGAAATAGCTAGGGAGTTGGATAAATTATCAGCAAAATTGGATGATGTTGATGAGATGATATCATCAACCATGGCTGAAGATCCACAAGTGAGGTCTCTCTTAAGTGATACAGCTGATTTGTGGATGCCAGTTATCACTGCCAGTTCCGAGGAAAGGCGTAATTTTGCAGCTTCATCTGGAGAAGATAACAAAGACCAAACGCAAGTGGAAAACTCTAAATAG
- the LOC112770638 gene encoding uncharacterized protein: protein MSTIHTAKAKEENGKRSTTAKNPGSSGSFKRWGRKSPFLRYGLPMISLTVLGALGLGHLLQGSKDIAKVKDDQEWEITEVRKALSRLGPVDAYNPKTISLEDELKALQQKVNIDNYEYKKIPKPNEGK, encoded by the exons ATGAGTACAATTCACACAgcaaaagcaaaagaagaaaatggGAAGCGAAGTACGACAGCTAAGAATCCAGGTTCTTCTGGTTCCTTCAAGAGATGGGGCAGGAAAAGCCCCTTTCTGAGATATGGCCTTCCCATGATATCTCTTACTGTTCTTGGTGCTCTTGGCCTAGGTCATCTCTTGCAAGGCAG CAAGGATATTGCAAAGGTGAAGGATGATCAGGAATGGGAAATAACTGAAGTAAGAAAAGCATTGTCTAGACTTGGACCAGTAGATGCATACAATCCAAAAACCATCTCATTGGAGGATGAGCTCAAG GCCTTGCAACAAAAGGTGAACATTGACAATTACGAGTACAAGAAAATTCCTAAACCGAATGAGGGCAAGTGA